Below is a genomic region from Gemmobacter sp. 24YEA27.
TGAGATTTCAGACCCCACATCACGGGCCGCAGTTCTGGCGATATCGCTGCGCAGGCTTTCCATCTGCACCCGCAAAGCGTCGCGTTCGCGGTTGTCGATGAACCGGGCCGCATTCAGCTCGGCCCTGATATCACCGCGCAACTGGTTGAGCTGCTGGCTGCCCACACCGCTGTCAAGCGTGGCCGAGAGCGTGTCTTTCAGCCGGTTCAGCCCCGAGGCGAGCATCAGCCGGTCTTTGCGGTCGCGCGGCAGGCGGCCGCAGGTTTCGCGGATATACTGCGCAAGCTCGTCACTGTCGGCGGCCTCGCGGAGTTGATCGGCCCCTTCGTCTTCGCGCAGCGCCAGATCGGCAAGCCAGGCAGATCCCGCAACGATACGAAAGTCGATTTCCGGGATCGCGGCGCGCAGCCGGCATTCGACATCGGCGATGACGCGCGGCACCTGGGCGCTGTAATCGTCAAGCTCGTCGATGCGATTTATGAAGATCACCACATCCTTGTCGTCCTGGCGCGCCAGGATCCGGATCAGCGCGACGTCGACATCGGTCAGCGGCTGATGCGCCGAAAGCACCATGATAAAGACATCGGATTTGTCGAGGCTGCGGCAGGTCAGCTCGTCACGCAGAAGGAACGGGTCATTTACCCCGGGGGTGTCGGTGATGATGGCCGGCACCTGGAATTCCGGCAAGCTCATGTAAACACTGGCGCTTTTTGTGAGTGCGGCATAACGGCCAAGCGCTTCGCGGTCGAGCCCGTCATCGCTTCCCGGGCCGGCGCAGACATAGCGCTTCAGCAGACCGGCCGAAAGGTAGTCATGGTCATGTCTGCTGCCAAGCAGCGCATGGTAATGGCGCACGAGCCGGCGCTGCGCGCGTTCGCGCATCTCTTCGCTCTGGCGGCGCAGCACGTCGCTGTCAAAGCCCGGCAACAGGTCTTCGGTCAGCTGGCGGATGGCAGAGCCGCTGTCGGTGATCTCCTGCCAGTCGGCTTCGTCGAAGAATTCGAAACGCGCGCCCGAGGCAGGATCCGAGGCGATATTGACGCGGATATTGGTGACCACCGATGTCCAGGGATTGATATCCGAGGGCAGGAAATCATGCTGCTGCAAAAAGGCATTGAGGAAGGTGGATTTCCCGGCCTTGACCTGACCGATCACTGCGATGCGGGCGGTCCAGTCCTCCAGCCGGTTGCGCAAGGGGGCAAAATTCGACCTGGTTTTCGGATCGACCAGGTGGTCGGCCCTGTCGAGCCCGTCGCGCAAAAAGGCGAGCTCCTGCCGCAGTTGCGGAGCGATTTTCACGACGGCCTCCTTCCGGCCGGGATTCCGGCCACGCTGACTGGAAAAACGGCCAGCACCGGGCAAACATCTCGCCACAGCTGACAGTCCGCTGCCCGGCCGCGCGCCGGGACAAAGGGGGGATACTGGCCCTGTCGGGCCGTTCTGGCCGCACTACTCGTTACCCCTGTCCGATTGCTTTACGTCACAGCCGGACAGATATCCTTAATGGTGGCTGGGTTATGGCGGTCTGAGGGCCAAGTCTTGGCTTTGAACGTCCTGGAACGCACTCTGTCCGGTCCCCTTCGGGGCTTGCAGGCATTTACCGCCCCGGCACAGCCCGGTCTTCTGGCGTCCCGGAAGGCGCCCGAAGACCGAAGATGCCCAAATGCCAGGGCCGTATCAGACCTTCAGCTTGCCTTCGACGTTTTTCACGGAGATGCGGGCGAGACCTAGGTTCGCATTGCTGCGATCCAGCGCAACATAAACGAAGACATTCGGGTTCGAGGCCAGCGGGCGGATCAGGTGCAGCTGGGTGCCGAGCGTGATCAGGATGTCTTCGATATGATCATCAAGACCCAGAGCGGCCATCGCAGCGTTCTTTGCGCGCACCACTTCGGTGTTTGCAGCGCCGGCGGCTTCGAGGTCGAATTTGATGCCGCTCGACTCGCTTGCGAGCATCAGGCCGGTTTCGCTGTCAACAAGGCAGGCGCCGATAAAGCCGGCGATTTTTTTCAGTTCAGTGATGTTGGTCGACATTTCGGGTGAGATCCTTTGTTTGCAAGATGTATCATTTCTGAATTCAACATTTGTTTTAATGTTGGCCTGATTGGATCCATTTTGGGAAAATGCGGTAATGATTTTGGCGCAATAATGTCGATTTTTGTCTTTGGGATTTTTGTAATTAATAAATATGTATACAAATCATATAATTATACATTTTGTACCTTCTCAGGTTGATGCGGTTTAAGGTCTTTTTCCTCTGGTTGTTTTTTGTGTCATTTAATAATTTTTGCTGACTCTTTGGTTGTAAATATCGGATAATTTACCGACTTAATTCAATTGATGGTTGTGATTTTTCGGGCTGGATCTGCAACAACGATGGCCGGCCCTTCTTTCGAAGTGAAGTGATGATCATCGCATGATTGTATCGCTTCGATATGTGAATCAACCGTGCCGTGATTTAATCAATTAAAAGTTGATATGAACTCCGGCTCTGTAAGCAGAAGGACGTATTGAGCCAGACGGCAGCGGATCCGGGAGCGGCCAGGGTCCGGAAAAGCGCGGCCCATTAAAGAGGGTAGCCCGGCTGCGACACCCGGGGGCGCGGGTCGGTCACGCCCTGGCGCGGTACTCTGCCGGAATCAGACCCCGCAGCGCATTGCCGACCCAAAGCCGGACGATGCCCAGGTCTTCGGGCCGCAGGATCTCTTCGGGGCAGGCCAGCTCACTGCGCAGGACACCCGGCAGCAGGCCAGAGCTCAGCGGCGGTGTGCGCAGCCCGGCGCCACGGTCGAAAAATACGGTGGTGATCGTGCCCTCGCTGATCTCGCCGCGCTCGTTCAGAAACAGCGCCTCGTCAATCCCGGCGGGCAAGGCCGCCCGGGCCGCATCATGAATAGCGCGGTGCGAAGATTTTACCGAAAGCCAGGGATCATCCGAAGCCAGCCGTTGTCCGGCGAGGCTGACGCTCCAATGCGGTTTCGCGGCGGGGAGGGGATGGGTTTCCCAAAGCAGCCGCCCCGTTGCATCCAGGGTCAGCCGCAGCCGGGCAGAAGACGCGGGCCCCGCAGGCGCCGCAGGTTCCGGCCGCGCCCAGCCAAGTGCCAGCGCGCTGCGCTGCAGCCGCGCCAGATGCAGCGGCCAGCGCGGCGCGGTGGCCCGGTCCAGAGCACCGTCTCGATCAGCGTCAGTCCCGGCTCACCGCCGCATTGACGAAGCGCGCTTTCCATAGCGCCTCCTCCCATTCGCCGGCCTCGGTCGAGCCATAGACCACGCCGCCTCCGACATTCATCCTGATTTCACCGCCATCCACCGTCAGCGTGCGGATAGCGACCGAGAAATCGGCGCTGCCATCGGGGGCCATCCAGCCGATCGCGCCACAATAGGCATCGCGCGCGAAAGGCTCGACCTCGCGGATGACCTCCATCGCGCGGATCTTCGGCGCGCCGGTGACCGACCCGCAGGGGAACAAGGCGCGGATCAGGTCAGGCAGGCTGGCAGGCTGCGCAAGCTGGCCCTGCACCTCGGACACCATCTGATGCACGGTCGCGTAATGTTCGACGGCGTAAAGTTCGGGCACTTTCACGCTGCCGATCTGCGAGATCCGGCTGATATCATTCCTCAGCAGGTCGACGATCATCAGATTCTCGGCCCGGTCCTTGGGCTTGAGCGCAGCTCTTGCGCCAGGCCCGCGTCGCGGGCGGGGTCGGCGTCGCGGGGGCGGGTGCCTTTCATCGGGCGGGTGGTGATCCGGCCATCGGCCTCAAGGCGGAAGAACAGTTCGGGGCTGCGCGAGACCAGAGCCGGCTCGCCCGCCAGATCGACAAAGGCGCCATGCCCGACCGGGCCAGAGCGCCGCAGCCGGCCGTAAAGCCCCTCGGGCGTGCCCGAAAGCAGGCGCGAGACCAACGGAAAGGTCAGATTGGCCTGGTAGATATCGCCGGCCGCGATCAGCTCCAGCACCCGGGCAATCGCACGGTTGTAGTCTTCGCGCGAGATCACCGGCTCGGGCGCGGAAATACGGGTCGCCCCGGCTTCCTCCGCCATCCTCGCCAGAATCGGTGCGGGGTCACAGGGGCCGGTATAGGTCGCGAGATGCACCAGCGGCAGGCGGCGATCCCCGGGCATCAGCGGAAGAAGCCGGTCCTCGAACGCATATCCCGCCTCATACGAGATATAACCCGCAATCCATGCCCCGGCCCGGCGCGCCTCTTCGGCGTCGCGCAATACCGTCTCGACTTCCTCAGGGGTGCGTGCGGTTTTCACCGACAACGCGTCATCAAACAGCGCCGGGCGCTCCCCGGGGCCGTGTTCGAAAAAAATCTGGCGTCTGCTGCTTTGCATAATGGGCACAGGAATAGGGGCTGGCGGAGGACTGCGCCAGCCGGAATAACGGGTGGGAGCCGTTGCGACCACTGGCGGAGATCGGTGGCGCGACAGGGAGCGCGATGGGGGACGCGGCCCGGCGTGCTCTGGCGCGGGTGTCGGTTTGCCCTTGCGCCCATGCCGCGCCCCTCTATAACCCCGGAAAATTTAGCGACAGCCAGCCCAAAAACCTGAGGTTCCCGACATGCCGAAGCGGACAGATATCCACTCGATCATGATTATCGGTGCTGGTCCTATCGTGATCGGCCAGGCCTGCGAATTCGACTATTCCGGTGCCCAGGCCTGCAAAGCGCTGCGCGAAGAGGGCTATCGGGTCATCCTCGTGAACTCGAACCCGGCAACGATCATGACCGATCCGGGGCTGGCGGATGCCACCTATATCGAGCCGATCACCCCGAAGTCGTGGCGAAGATCATCGAGAAAGAGCGCCCCGATGCGATTCTGCCGAC
It encodes:
- a CDS encoding chorismate-binding protein; protein product: MQSSRRQIFFEHGPGERPALFDDALSVKTARTPEEVETVLRDAEEARRAGAWIAGYISYEAGYAFEDRLLPLMPGDRRLPLVHLATYTGPCDPAPILARMAEEAGATRISAPEPVISREDYNRAIARVLELIAAGDIYQANLTFPLVSRLLSGTPEGLYGRLRRSGPVGHGAFVDLAGEPALVSRSPELFFRLEADGRITTRPMKGTRPRDADPARDAGLAQELRSSPRTGPRI
- a CDS encoding aminotransferase class IV, coding for MDRATAPRWPLHLARLQRSALALGWARPEPAAPAGPASSARLRLTLDATGRLLWETHPLPAAKPHWSVSLAGQRLASDDPWLSVKSSHRAIHDAARAALPAGIDEALFLNERGEISEGTITTVFFDRGAGLRTPPLSSGLLPGVLRSELACPEEILRPEDLGIVRLWVGNALRGLIPAEYRARA
- a CDS encoding dynamin family protein, which codes for MKIAPQLRQELAFLRDGLDRADHLVDPKTRSNFAPLRNRLEDWTARIAVIGQVKAGKSTFLNAFLQQHDFLPSDINPWTSVVTNIRVNIASDPASGARFEFFDEADWQEITDSGSAIRQLTEDLLPGFDSDVLRRQSEEMRERAQRRLVRHYHALLGSRHDHDYLSAGLLKRYVCAGPGSDDGLDREALGRYAALTKSASVYMSLPEFQVPAIITDTPGVNDPFLLRDELTCRSLDKSDVFIMVLSAHQPLTDVDVALIRILARQDDKDVVIFINRIDELDDYSAQVPRVIADVECRLRAAIPEIDFRIVAGSAWLADLALREDEGADQLREAADSDELAQYIRETCGRLPRDRKDRLMLASGLNRLKDTLSATLDSGVGSQQLNQLRGDIRAELNAARFIDNRERDALRVQMESLRSDIARTAARDVGSEISGIRDLRNRLEGLVDAADTQIEQVVSKSWTGLEARLMDAIGDFVDRQKNAFEDRLFGDAQSGDASTTLDFDLLPLQSALEAETRQCYIGSRSGTDAALQSCIQACRHAIGSKFQDRTSGDPTAEITLEGLPCYSFTSTLTFAKRNLRVGMIVDRSWAFWRKPSLNVDKSLGALRMLTTEELRPSVEKILAAYNEAQLERASVGMSRIRVMLRMFDAILSENANRLQQDKTDMERIALNPEARKAVLRRLQTKMEALEHRLTALAALETGLKLPEPGAAA
- a CDS encoding chorismate-binding protein: MIVDLLRNDISRISQIGSVKVPELYAVEHYATVHQMVSEVQGQLAQPASLPDLIRALFPCGSVTGAPKIRAMEVIREVEPFARDAYCGAIGWMAPDGSADFSVAIRTLTVDGGEIRMNVGGGVVYGSTEAGEWEEALWKARFVNAAVSRD
- a CDS encoding roadblock/LC7 domain-containing protein, translated to MSTNITELKKIAGFIGACLVDSETGLMLASESSGIKFDLEAAGAANTEVVRAKNAAMAALGLDDHIEDILITLGTQLHLIRPLASNPNVFVYVALDRSNANLGLARISVKNVEGKLKV